A portion of the Bulleidia sp. zg-1006 genome contains these proteins:
- a CDS encoding nucleotidyl transferase AbiEii/AbiGii toxin family protein: MFEYKKMSKNELEQVIKNASLKIGVNEVILEKDYWVCFVLNYLFTKCKWKEAFTFKGGTSLSKCFNLIQRFSEDIDLILDWRVIGYSFDEPWQKRSNTKQDKFNKESNQKTEDFLKNEFVPQLESDFRDMLDEEFHIRIDESDPQTVLFEYPKAFKSSYVVQAVRLEIGTLAAWTPSEAVHIVPDIQKIYPMLFDGDFIEVRTVLPERTFWEKATILHHEANRPEELAIPKRYARHYYDLVCIANSPYKARAFKSFELLEKVVQFKQKFYPRKWAKYEEATTETIRLMPDEYRLKEIKEDYKNMTEMFFGEYPSFEELMNSVLELEKEIHKIK, translated from the coding sequence ATGTTTGAATACAAAAAGATGTCAAAAAATGAATTGGAGCAAGTTATAAAAAATGCTTCCTTGAAAATCGGTGTAAATGAGGTAATTCTTGAAAAAGATTATTGGGTATGCTTTGTTTTAAATTATCTTTTCACTAAGTGTAAGTGGAAAGAAGCTTTTACCTTTAAGGGAGGCACAAGCCTTTCAAAATGCTTCAATTTAATTCAAAGATTTTCCGAAGATATTGATTTAATCCTTGATTGGAGAGTGATCGGATATAGCTTTGATGAACCTTGGCAAAAACGCTCCAATACAAAGCAAGATAAATTTAATAAAGAGTCCAATCAAAAGACGGAAGACTTTCTAAAAAATGAATTTGTTCCTCAGTTAGAAAGTGATTTTAGAGATATGCTTGATGAGGAGTTTCATATAAGAATAGATGAAAGTGATCCGCAGACAGTTCTGTTTGAATATCCGAAAGCATTCAAGTCTTCGTATGTGGTGCAGGCAGTAAGACTTGAAATTGGAACACTGGCAGCATGGACACCATCGGAAGCAGTTCATATTGTGCCTGATATACAAAAAATATATCCTATGCTCTTTGATGGGGATTTTATAGAAGTAAGAACCGTTCTTCCTGAAAGAACATTCTGGGAGAAAGCAACTATCCTTCATCATGAAGCAAACAGACCTGAAGAGCTTGCAATACCTAAAAGATATGCAAGACACTATTATGATTTAGTGTGCATAGCAAATTCGCCATATAAAGCCAGAGCATTTAAGAGCTTTGAGCTTCTTGAAAAAGTTGTTCAGTTTAAGCAGAAATTCTATCCAAGGAAATGGGCAAAATATGAAGAAGCTACAACTGAAACAATCAGACTTATGCCTGATGAGTATCGCCTAAAGGAAATTAAAGAAGACTATAAAAATATGACTGAGATGTTCTTTGGCGAGTATCCGAGTTTTGAAGAGCTGATGAATTCAGTGCTTGAACTGGAAAAAGAAATTCACAAAATTAAATAA
- a CDS encoding DUF6088 family protein — MNYKQEILNRIENFEFNQVFIANDFFDIAGYETVRSTLNRLVEDKEIIRIMKGIYYKPKYIELIGEYEAPSVNEVANAIARKYNWTIAPSGNTALNLLGLSTQVPAKWTYISDGRYASFSFGNATIEFKRRNNGDISKMSTLTSMVIQSIKAIGKDKITSKQIDYLREKLSEKEKSELLADSKTTSAWVYGVIKKISEV; from the coding sequence GTGAACTATAAGCAGGAAATACTAAACAGGATAGAAAATTTTGAGTTCAATCAGGTTTTCATTGCCAACGATTTTTTTGATATTGCAGGATATGAAACGGTTCGCAGTACATTAAATCGTCTTGTAGAAGATAAAGAGATTATTCGTATTATGAAAGGCATCTACTATAAGCCGAAATATATAGAACTGATCGGAGAGTATGAAGCACCGTCCGTGAATGAAGTTGCTAATGCCATTGCCAGAAAATATAACTGGACGATTGCTCCATCGGGCAATACAGCTCTTAATTTATTAGGTTTATCTACGCAAGTACCGGCAAAGTGGACATACATATCAGACGGAAGATATGCCAGTTTCAGTTTCGGTAATGCAACAATCGAATTTAAGCGTAGAAATAATGGAGACATTTCCAAAATGTCAACCTTGACTTCAATGGTGATACAGTCAATTAAGGCAATCGGAAAAGATAAAATCACTTCAAAGCAGATTGATTATCTACGGGAAAAATTATCCGAAAAAGAAAAGTCGGAACTACTGGCGGATAGTAAAACCACAAGTGCCTGGGTATATGGCGTTATTAAGAAAATTTCAGAGGTGTAG
- a CDS encoding ISNCY family transposase, with protein MKRIRLSMKEQEKYLTIKDLIDHHGNKKRAALKLGVSIRTINRLIIVYRNKGKAGFVHGNRNRPSAHCLTQELSSHIIHLYQSIYQDAGFNFSHFTQFLSEKHDIHVSLSSVRRILNEVGIFSPNEHRCSKKKRSIMSLKQTKPTLTDTELNVAVNHELSLQLAHPRKARCKNFGEEIQMDGSIHNWFGENKATLHLAIDNATGVIVGAYFDKQETLHGYYHCFHQILSNYGVPYQFLTDRRTVFEYERRTNKSAENDVLTQFGYACNTLGVTIETSSVSQYKGQIERANRTFQDRLVSELKMENITTIEKANQYLIETFVPNFNRRFAQDYTKYPSVIESSPGEETINLTLSVICERKFDNGSCISYKNKYYQAYNQNNQLIAFKPKTKALVIKTLNNTLYVTVDDCVYALFELEKNKKVSANFDTNDTKEKKPKQVHIPPMSHPWKRDSFIRQQQRAHQHKQFTR; from the coding sequence ATGAAGAGGATACGATTATCTATGAAAGAACAAGAAAAATATTTGACAATCAAAGATTTAATTGACCATCACGGCAATAAGAAACGAGCAGCTTTAAAACTCGGTGTTTCTATTCGTACAATCAATCGTTTAATTATTGTCTATCGGAATAAAGGAAAAGCCGGTTTCGTTCACGGAAACAGAAACCGACCATCTGCTCATTGCCTCACACAAGAATTAAGCTCTCACATCATACATCTTTATCAATCGATTTATCAAGATGCGGGCTTTAATTTTTCTCATTTTACCCAATTCTTAAGTGAAAAACATGATATCCATGTCAGTCTTTCTTCGGTTAGAAGAATTTTAAATGAAGTAGGTATCTTCTCCCCTAATGAACACCGCTGTTCAAAAAAGAAAAGAAGTATCATGTCTTTAAAACAAACGAAACCGACTCTCACGGATACGGAACTAAATGTGGCTGTCAATCATGAATTAAGTTTACAACTAGCTCATCCAAGAAAAGCTCGATGTAAGAATTTTGGGGAAGAAATACAAATGGATGGCTCTATTCATAATTGGTTTGGTGAAAATAAGGCAACACTACATCTAGCGATTGATAATGCCACAGGCGTGATTGTAGGTGCTTATTTTGACAAGCAAGAAACACTTCACGGCTATTATCACTGTTTTCACCAAATCCTTTCTAACTATGGCGTACCCTATCAATTTCTTACCGATAGACGAACTGTTTTTGAGTATGAAAGACGCACGAATAAATCGGCTGAAAATGATGTCTTAACGCAATTCGGTTATGCCTGTAACACTCTTGGCGTTACCATTGAAACTTCCAGTGTTAGCCAATACAAGGGGCAAATAGAAAGAGCGAATAGAACCTTTCAAGACCGCTTAGTTAGTGAGTTAAAAATGGAGAATATAACAACCATAGAAAAAGCCAACCAATATCTTATTGAAACCTTCGTACCTAATTTTAATAGGCGTTTTGCTCAAGATTATACGAAATACCCTTCGGTAATAGAAAGTAGTCCCGGCGAAGAGACAATCAATCTAACATTATCAGTTATATGCGAAAGAAAATTCGATAATGGCTCCTGTATAAGCTATAAAAACAAATATTACCAAGCCTATAATCAAAATAATCAATTAATCGCCTTTAAGCCTAAGACAAAAGCCTTAGTCATTAAAACCCTAAACAATACCCTATACGTAACGGTAGATGATTGTGTGTATGCTCTATTTGAATTAGAAAAGAACAAGAAAGTCTCTGCAAATTTTGACACTAATGACACAAAAGAAAAAAAGCCGAAACAGGTACATATACCGCCAATGAGTCATCCTTGGAAAAGAGATTCATTTATTCGTCAGCAACAAAGAGCACATCAACACAAGCAATTTACACGATGA
- a CDS encoding CD1107 family mobile element protein has translation MKTSLKKNKKFWTAALAVIVSISCILGLWTVVYAQEQKTEASTKNEAVQTEVEVNVKYIFEDEKVFKEEKIKAEKGQLLDSGDLPMLPDDMKFIDEFLFYEVKGDGKDEIIRKVEKIEVKDNEIQSEEKPKQDESTQTETPKAEDKGTQTELSKEDISKMEKEAKELQNKLDKLNGEIKDKDKLSDKQKEKIKDLEDEIDSLKEKAKKDKGNKDLSEDMKKEMDKLTEKVKELEKKASETNKAPVTSQSVTPISPISGIKTSSGISPQMPQTSVSSTGKGSSDALSSGNTTKDTGKTEAKEKEKEVRYPNKLTPKAPANNNSQDSSMDSTNKTVNTNKGVASAPSMARGTVTENKDNANKDYPIHHGDEKEVDMYSADARQFITFQTKNGKTFHLIINHDEDSENVMLLTEVSEDDLLNMVEKKETPKQEITKEEPTKEEVKPEKKEEKSDLGTYILLALVVAGALGGGYYFKVVKKKEKEELESLEEDDDFFSEAEEYEESEASETEEI, from the coding sequence ATGAAAACCAGTTTGAAAAAGAATAAGAAGTTTTGGACGGCAGCACTTGCAGTAATTGTAAGTATTAGCTGCATTTTAGGTCTTTGGACAGTTGTGTATGCTCAGGAGCAAAAGACAGAAGCTTCGACAAAAAACGAGGCTGTCCAAACGGAAGTGGAAGTTAATGTAAAGTATATCTTTGAAGATGAAAAGGTCTTTAAGGAAGAAAAGATTAAGGCTGAAAAAGGACAGCTTCTTGATAGCGGGGATCTTCCGATGCTCCCCGATGATATGAAATTCATTGATGAGTTTCTATTTTATGAAGTAAAGGGCGATGGAAAGGATGAGATTATCCGTAAGGTAGAAAAGATAGAAGTTAAGGATAATGAGATACAGTCAGAAGAAAAGCCGAAGCAGGATGAAAGTACGCAAACAGAAACTCCAAAGGCTGAAGATAAAGGCACACAGACGGAGCTTTCTAAAGAGGATATTTCCAAGATGGAAAAAGAGGCTAAAGAGCTTCAGAATAAACTTGATAAACTAAATGGCGAAATCAAGGATAAAGATAAGTTAAGCGATAAGCAGAAAGAAAAAATCAAAGACCTTGAAGATGAGATTGACAGCCTGAAAGAGAAAGCAAAAAAGGATAAGGGAAATAAGGACTTATCGGAAGATATGAAAAAGGAAATGGATAAGCTGACTGAAAAGGTGAAAGAGCTTGAGAAAAAGGCTTCTGAAACAAATAAAGCTCCTGTAACATCACAGTCAGTTACACCGATTAGTCCGATTTCAGGAATTAAGACAAGCTCTGGTATTTCTCCTCAAATGCCACAAACTTCTGTAAGTAGTACCGGTAAAGGTTCCTCTGATGCATTAAGCTCAGGGAATACTACAAAAGATACAGGCAAAACGGAAGCAAAGGAGAAAGAAAAGGAAGTTCGCTATCCTAATAAGCTGACTCCAAAGGCTCCTGCTAATAATAACAGTCAGGACTCATCTATGGATAGTACAAACAAGACTGTAAATACTAATAAGGGAGTAGCTTCAGCACCTTCAATGGCAAGAGGAACTGTTACAGAAAATAAGGATAATGCAAATAAGGACTATCCGATTCATCATGGAGATGAAAAGGAAGTTGATATGTATTCAGCCGATGCAAGGCAGTTCATTACATTTCAAACGAAAAATGGTAAGACCTTTCATTTAATCATCAACCACGATGAGGATAGTGAGAATGTAATGCTTTTAACGGAAGTATCTGAAGATGATCTTCTAAATATGGTTGAAAAGAAAGAAACACCGAAACAGGAGATTACCAAAGAGGAGCCGACTAAGGAAGAAGTAAAGCCTGAGAAAAAAGAAGAAAAGAGTGATTTAGGCACATATATCCTTTTGGCTCTTGTAGTAGCAGGTGCTTTAGGTGGCGGATATTATTTCAAGGTTGTAAAGAAGAAAGAGAAAGAGGAACTTGAAAGTCTTGAAGAAGATGACGATTTTTTCTCAGAAGCTGAAGAGTATGAGGAAAGTGAAGCTTCTGAAACAGAAGAAATTTAA
- a CDS encoding CHAP domain-containing protein, which yields MSKKRKRDLNERIKAKEEASVSGNDGLFDSSNSKRKVGDDYRNKIIKDENRFDEKLHDKESKRITEASDTRLSNKSKNAIKRNLKSDETRSKSGNEEIQTTSDYQTEVKENRIYDPLAKDQDGDGVADRYDTDFRDSEISYEPLSNKKSKLHEKQKKAIKRKNYSDEIFTRKGAEDKTIKETEKRLIKDTISKTEESTKASGSKKVVEDRAKKNRLYNRHNKETLLGASAVSVARASDVASRYLSTGSDENKGVEAAEKGLDTSSKLIHGIKNYSDKRRTKKSYDLSENSLRVRKKKSKLEFREAKEELKKNDEYKKASAYKKFQKRKQMKAAINGNNQTRIRDRIKKGVLDTLKGSKELIVKKAKGVLLILTGIIFLGTFVIQFSGGAMSGVVNSTSSVLTTSYLSSEEQLKGINQYFSGLENDLYDKIENVESDYPGYDEYIVNQNGFIGHNVHELLSYITARFGEVKNLSEVRGILDGLFNDMYKLSFDEEIEIRYKTVTETYTDEDGNEYTESHEEPYEYKKLIVTIDKKEMDSIIREVFADYPDNLKHYEALFLAQGNMAEIFGNTDLINSLGGVGNGAEYEASSEVQKKIVDAAFITPSPGPGWCAMWVSQVYQNAGLGYIGGNANDMYRNYTFTSDRSKLKVGMLVAVESSSSGSTAGLTYGHVGIYIGDGKVIDNIGHIRVTTLDDWIATFCKHHPVGYGFPPNVKGH from the coding sequence ATGAGCAAAAAAAGAAAGCGAGACTTAAATGAAAGGATAAAAGCAAAGGAAGAAGCGAGCGTTTCAGGTAATGATGGTTTATTTGATAGTTCAAACAGCAAACGAAAGGTTGGGGATGATTATAGGAATAAGATAATCAAAGATGAGAATAGATTTGATGAGAAGCTTCACGATAAGGAAAGTAAGAGAATTACTGAAGCCTCTGACACAAGGCTAAGTAATAAAAGTAAAAACGCCATTAAGCGAAATCTTAAAAGTGATGAAACAAGGTCTAAATCTGGTAATGAAGAGATTCAAACAACATCGGATTATCAAACGGAAGTCAAAGAAAACCGTATTTATGATCCGCTTGCTAAAGACCAGGACGGAGATGGTGTAGCCGACAGATATGATACCGACTTTAGAGACAGTGAAATATCCTATGAGCCTTTATCGAATAAGAAGTCTAAGCTTCACGAAAAGCAGAAGAAAGCGATTAAACGCAAAAATTATTCTGATGAGATTTTTACAAGAAAAGGAGCGGAAGACAAAACTATAAAGGAGACTGAAAAAAGGCTAATAAAGGATACCATTTCAAAGACGGAAGAAAGCACCAAGGCTTCAGGTAGCAAAAAAGTAGTAGAAGACAGAGCAAAGAAAAATAGACTCTATAACCGCCATAATAAAGAAACTTTGCTTGGAGCAAGTGCTGTATCCGTTGCAAGGGCAAGTGATGTGGCAAGCCGCTATTTATCTACAGGAAGTGATGAAAATAAAGGTGTAGAAGCTGCCGAAAAAGGTCTTGATACATCATCTAAGCTTATTCACGGAATTAAGAATTATTCGGATAAAAGGCGAACGAAAAAGTCCTACGACTTATCCGAAAACAGCCTTCGTGTACGAAAGAAAAAGTCAAAGCTTGAATTTCGGGAAGCCAAAGAGGAACTCAAAAAGAATGATGAATATAAAAAGGCTTCGGCATATAAGAAATTCCAAAAGAGAAAGCAGATGAAAGCTGCCATAAACGGCAATAATCAGACAAGAATCAGAGACAGAATTAAAAAAGGTGTGCTTGATACACTGAAAGGTTCTAAGGAGCTGATTGTTAAAAAGGCGAAGGGTGTCTTGCTTATTCTGACTGGGATTATTTTTCTTGGAACATTCGTCATTCAGTTTTCAGGCGGAGCAATGTCGGGAGTTGTGAACTCTACAAGTAGCGTTTTAACGACTTCTTATTTGTCAAGTGAGGAACAGCTAAAAGGGATAAATCAGTATTTCTCAGGTCTTGAAAATGATTTGTACGACAAAATCGAAAATGTCGAAAGTGATTATCCCGGATATGACGAATACATCGTCAATCAGAACGGCTTTATCGGACACAATGTCCATGAGCTTTTATCGTATATCACAGCAAGGTTTGGGGAAGTTAAAAATCTCTCGGAAGTTCGAGGAATTTTGGATGGGCTTTTTAATGATATGTATAAGCTTTCCTTTGATGAAGAGATTGAAATCAGATATAAGACAGTTACGGAAACTTATACCGATGAAGATGGAAATGAGTATACCGAAAGTCATGAAGAGCCTTATGAGTATAAAAAGCTCATTGTAACCATCGATAAAAAAGAAATGGACAGCATTATAAGGGAAGTCTTTGCTGATTATCCCGATAATCTGAAACACTATGAAGCCTTATTCCTTGCTCAAGGAAATATGGCGGAAATATTCGGCAACACCGACCTGATAAATTCTCTTGGAGGTGTAGGTAATGGTGCTGAATACGAAGCTTCAAGCGAGGTGCAAAAGAAAATTGTAGATGCCGCTTTTATTACTCCATCACCTGGTCCCGGCTGGTGTGCTATGTGGGTATCTCAGGTTTATCAAAATGCAGGACTTGGATATATCGGAGGAAACGCCAATGATATGTATCGAAACTATACCTTTACATCAGACAGGTCAAAGCTGAAAGTGGGAATGCTTGTTGCAGTGGAAAGCAGTAGTAGCGGAAGCACGGCAGGACTTACCTATGGTCATGTAGGTATTTATATCGGAGACGGAAAGGTAATTGATAATATCGGTCATATAAGAGTAACCACTTTAGACGATTGGATTGCGACTTTTTGTAAACATCATCCTGTCGGATATGGTTTTCCGCCGAATGTAAAAGGACATTAG
- a CDS encoding VirB4-like conjugal transfer ATPase, CD1110 family has product MNKKRKIQQISLEKNQKILAQNKKNLRSDKMGKVKKNKSLLELILKKEAKRFTVEDTIPYLRMLKSGICQLDEKHFNKCIAFQDINYQLALEEDKDLIFNQFANVLNSFDPSVAIEFSYINQLGRNNELKAAIQIPDKNDGYDDIRLEFREMLKSQLAKGNNGLKKSKYITFGVEADNLEQATVKLERLELDILSNLKNMGVRAEGLTGEERLKVLHDILNPDKLFSFSYKDLKPRESTKTVITPDSFNFIPSKYFKFGKFIGAVSHLQILASELSDRMLAEFLDIDDNINISFHIKAVEQTEAIKMVKRKNTDIDKMKIEENKKAVRSGYDMDILPSDLITYGDNIKLLLKDLQTRDERMFIVTIVFMNFARTLQKLDSTLSQISSIASRHNCKLKRLDHSQEQGFVSVLPLGVNKVEIDRGLTSSSTAVFLPFTTEELFINSSNSLYYGLNALSHNLIMADRKKLKNPNGLILGTPGSGKSFAAKREMANAILTTDDDVIICDPEGEYGNLVKQFNGEVIKVSAKSKDFLNPLDINMNYGDGDAPLKDKANFIMSMLELVVGGSGLTAEEKSVIDRCLPKIYEKYFNEPEPKNMPILQDLYDMLKNQEEKVGKKLATEMEIYVSGSLNVFNHQSNVDLDKQLICFDIKELGTQLKKIGMLVIQDQVWNKVSRNRNTGKSTRYYIDEFHLLLKDEQTSQYSVEIWKRFRKWGGIPTGITQNVKDLLASKEIENIFDNTDFILMLNQATGDRDWLVVKLKISKDQEKFVTNSRAGEGLIFFGNTIVPFVDNFPKDTILYQKMTTKPEEMR; this is encoded by the coding sequence TTGAACAAGAAAAGAAAAATACAGCAGATAAGCTTAGAAAAAAATCAAAAAATCTTGGCACAAAACAAGAAAAATCTAAGAAGCGACAAGATGGGAAAGGTTAAGAAAAATAAATCTCTTCTTGAACTTATCCTAAAAAAAGAAGCAAAAAGATTTACGGTTGAAGACACCATTCCATATCTTAGAATGCTAAAAAGCGGTATTTGTCAGCTTGATGAAAAGCATTTTAATAAGTGCATTGCCTTTCAAGATATTAACTATCAGCTTGCCTTAGAGGAAGATAAAGACCTTATCTTTAACCAGTTTGCTAATGTCTTAAATTCATTTGATCCAAGTGTGGCTATTGAGTTTTCATATATCAATCAGCTTGGCAGAAATAATGAACTGAAGGCTGCCATTCAAATTCCTGATAAAAATGACGGATATGACGATATTCGCCTTGAGTTTCGTGAAATGCTTAAAAGTCAGCTTGCAAAGGGTAATAACGGACTTAAAAAATCAAAGTATATCACCTTTGGCGTAGAAGCGGATAATTTAGAACAGGCTACTGTCAAACTTGAAAGACTGGAACTTGATATTTTGTCAAATCTAAAAAATATGGGAGTTAGAGCCGAGGGCTTAACGGGAGAAGAAAGACTGAAAGTCTTACACGATATATTAAATCCCGATAAGCTCTTTTCTTTTTCCTACAAAGACTTAAAGCCAAGGGAAAGCACAAAGACGGTAATAACACCGGATAGCTTTAACTTTATCCCAAGCAAATACTTTAAGTTCGGGAAATTTATCGGAGCTGTCAGTCATCTTCAAATCCTTGCAAGCGAGCTTTCAGACAGAATGCTTGCAGAGTTTTTAGACATAGATGACAACATCAATATCTCGTTTCATATCAAGGCAGTTGAGCAGACAGAAGCAATCAAGATGGTCAAAAGAAAGAACACCGACATCGACAAGATGAAGATTGAGGAGAATAAAAAGGCGGTTCGCTCCGGCTACGATATGGATATACTTCCAAGCGACCTTATCACTTACGGCGATAATATCAAGCTGCTTCTAAAGGACTTGCAAACAAGAGATGAGCGTATGTTTATCGTTACGATTGTCTTTATGAATTTTGCAAGAACGCTGCAAAAGCTTGACTCAACACTTTCCCAGATTTCATCAATCGCAAGCAGACACAACTGCAAGCTGAAACGCTTAGACCATAGTCAAGAGCAGGGATTTGTGAGTGTACTTCCGCTTGGAGTAAACAAGGTTGAAATAGATAGGGGACTTACTTCCTCATCTACTGCCGTATTCTTACCGTTTACAACTGAAGAGCTTTTTATTAACTCAAGTAACAGCCTTTATTATGGGCTGAATGCTCTAAGTCATAACCTAATTATGGCGGATAGAAAAAAGCTCAAAAATCCGAATGGCTTGATACTGGGAACACCGGGCTCAGGTAAATCTTTTGCAGCAAAAAGAGAAATGGCAAATGCCATTTTAACAACAGACGATGATGTCATTATCTGTGATCCCGAGGGAGAGTACGGAAACCTCGTCAAGCAGTTTAACGGTGAGGTCATTAAGGTCAGTGCCAAGAGTAAAGACTTTCTTAATCCCCTTGATATAAATATGAACTATGGAGATGGAGATGCACCGCTAAAAGATAAGGCTAACTTCATTATGAGTATGCTTGAGCTTGTAGTTGGTGGAAGCGGTCTTACGGCGGAAGAAAAGTCTGTTATTGACAGGTGCTTACCGAAAATTTATGAAAAATATTTTAATGAACCTGAACCGAAAAACATGCCTATCTTACAAGATCTATATGATATGCTCAAAAATCAGGAAGAAAAGGTCGGGAAGAAACTGGCAACAGAGATGGAAATCTATGTATCAGGCTCTCTTAATGTCTTTAATCATCAGTCCAATGTGGACTTAGATAAACAGCTTATCTGTTTTGACATTAAGGAGCTTGGAACACAGCTTAAAAAGATAGGAATGCTTGTCATTCAGGATCAGGTCTGGAACAAGGTTTCAAGAAACAGAAATACCGGTAAAAGCACAAGATATTACATTGACGAGTTTCACTTGCTTTTAAAAGATGAGCAGACTTCGCAGTATTCTGTGGAAATCTGGAAGAGGTTTCGTAAATGGGGCGGTATTCCGACAGGAATTACACAAAATGTAAAGGATCTTCTTGCCAGTAAAGAGATTGAAAATATCTTTGACAATACGGATTTTATCCTGATGTTAAATCAGGCAACCGGCGATAGAGATTGGCTTGTAGTAAAGCTTAAAATTTCAAAAGATCAGGAGAAATTCGTTACCAACTCAAGAGCAGGCGAGGGACTTATTTTCTTTGGAAACACCATTGTTCCATTTGTAGATAACTTCCCGAAAGACACAATCCTCTATCAGAAGATGACAACAAAGCCTGAAGAGATGAGGTAG
- a CDS encoding PrgI family protein, which yields MAYVPIPKDLKKVKTKVAFNLTRRQLIGFSAAALIGIPTYLFMRKFVPNDIAVIFLIVATLPIFFITLFEKDGLTFEKYFKYIYLHKFYQPGKRVRKEVYLEQEKKNTADKLRKKSKNLGTKQEKSKKRQDGKG from the coding sequence ATGGCGTATGTACCAATCCCCAAAGACTTAAAGAAAGTTAAGACAAAGGTGGCTTTCAATCTGACAAGAAGACAGCTTATCGGATTTTCGGCAGCGGCACTTATAGGAATTCCAACTTATCTATTTATGAGAAAGTTTGTGCCGAACGATATAGCGGTTATTTTCCTGATTGTAGCGACCTTGCCAATCTTTTTTATAACGCTGTTTGAAAAGGACGGACTGACATTTGAAAAATACTTTAAGTACATCTATTTGCATAAATTTTATCAGCCAGGTAAGAGAGTGAGAAAGGAGGTTTATCTTGAACAAGAAAAGAAAAATACAGCAGATAAGCTTAGAAAAAAATCAAAAAATCTTGGCACAAAACAAGAAAAATCTAAGAAGCGACAAGATGGGAAAGGTTAA
- a CDS encoding VirB6/TrbL-like conjugal transfer protein, CD1112 family, producing MFGIFDKIEEFFKDLLLGGIQANLEDMFLDINNQVGKMATDVGQTPMGWNSEVFSFIKSINDSVIIPIAGLIITAVLCIELINMVMQKNNMHDTDTFEFFKYIIKMWIAVWLVSHAFDFSMAVFDVAQNLVNKAAGVINTSAVVTGDEIVAMVDGLKEKGLGELLGILLETSMVKLAIQAVSIVIMLVVYGRMFEIYIYASVSAIPFATMGNKEWGQIGNNYIRGLFALGLQGLFLMVCFGIYAVLIKTIEITDIHASIFAVLGYSVLLGLMLLKSGTLAKSVMNAH from the coding sequence ATGTTTGGGATTTTCGACAAGATAGAAGAGTTTTTCAAAGATCTTCTGCTCGGCGGAATCCAGGCAAACTTGGAAGATATGTTCCTTGACATCAACAATCAAGTCGGAAAGATGGCAACGGATGTGGGACAAACGCCTATGGGCTGGAACTCGGAAGTATTTAGCTTTATCAAAAGCATAAACGACTCTGTGATTATCCCGATTGCAGGGTTGATTATTACGGCAGTGCTTTGCATTGAACTCATCAATATGGTTATGCAAAAGAACAATATGCACGACACGGATACTTTCGAGTTCTTTAAATACATCATCAAGATGTGGATTGCCGTATGGCTTGTATCTCACGCCTTTGATTTTTCGATGGCGGTATTTGATGTCGCACAAAATCTGGTAAACAAGGCAGCAGGAGTGATTAACACTTCTGCTGTTGTTACCGGAGATGAAATTGTGGCGATGGTAGATGGCTTAAAAGAAAAAGGCTTAGGAGAGCTGCTCGGCATACTTCTTGAAACATCAATGGTAAAACTGGCAATACAGGCGGTTTCAATCGTCATTATGCTTGTGGTTTACGGAAGAATGTTTGAGATATATATCTACGCATCAGTTTCCGCAATACCCTTTGCCACAATGGGAAATAAAGAGTGGGGGCAAATCGGAAATAACTATATAAGAGGTTTGTTCGCACTTGGATTACAGGGACTGTTTTTAATGGTTTGCTTCGGCATATACGCTGTTCTAATAAAAACGATAGAAATTACAGATATTCACGCAAGCATCTTTGCCGTACTTGGCTATTCGGTGCTGCTCGGCTTAATGCTTCTAAAGAGCGGAACACTTGCTAAAAGCGTGATGAATGCACATTAA